From a region of the Cucumis sativus cultivar 9930 chromosome 6, Cucumber_9930_V3, whole genome shotgun sequence genome:
- the LOC101216647 gene encoding probable serine/threonine-protein kinase samkC isoform X1 — MASQLPRPWFRLGSMTRPTTAPNPEQSRPVPARVRPPIIRPAALTDPAEPTTPQRSKSPPPFSRPASLTPPVKSSPSPLRALPSPSTGQGGGTAMASPAVIPSSPKEKSSSVVGSPKGRSTSSVVGSPKGRSTSSVVGSPKTINSKQPSPFPSPSIPKSIPSVPTPYQSPKPKTFVSPPSPLVLPPPQLQSVAETKDETIPQEVSVERKTVVFQKVMDKPSQAEEHHLQNITNYRTHTSEFDKNGKQESNKGDDGDRDEKETSSKKKGATIGGNNNYKRTAFDHDNNTRVITMAGENKGAFMEINLSSEKNNSRHQQQQQIQDNNTVVSVKDSNKSINKTKGIKTRNVLPMRAFFNSNVQGINNSILMDSKFSHHDPGIHLVFSSLPTSPDDEDDQQHQ, encoded by the exons ATGGCTAGTCAACTCCCACGTCCATGGTTCCGTTTGGGCTCGATGACTCGACCAACCACCGCTCCAAACCCGGAACAATCTCGTCCAGTCCCAGCTCGAGTTCGACCACCCATAATCCGCCCCGCCGCCTTGACAGACCCGGCAGAACCCACCACCCCACAACGCTCAAAATCCCCCCCTCCCTTCTCTCGCCCTGCCTCATTAACTCCTCCCGTGAAAAGCTCACCATCGCCACTGCGTGCTCTTCCGTCGCCATCAACCGGACAGGGTGGTGGGACTGCAATGGCGTCCCCAGCCGTGATTCCTAGTAGCCCGAAGGAAAAAAGTTCTTCAGTTGTAGGGTCTCCAAAGGGAAGAAGTACTTCTTCGGTTGTAGGGTCTCCAAAGGGAAGAAGTACTTCTTCGGTTGTAGGGTCTCCGAAGACGATTAATAGTAAACAGCCAAGTCCGTTTCCGTCTCCTTCGATTCCGAAGTCAATACCGTCGGTTCCAACACCTTATCAGTCTCCGAAACCGAAAACCTTTGTTTCTCCACCGTCACCACTGGTTTTACCGCCGCCGCAGTTGCAGTCTGTTGCTGAGACCAAAGATGAGACTATTCCTCAAGAGGTTAGT GTAGAACGAAAGACGGTTGTATTCCAAAAAGTGATGGACAAGCCTTCACAAGCGGAAGAACATCATCTCCAGAATATCACAAATTACCGTACTCATACTTCTGAATTTGACAAAAATGGGAAGCAAGAATCAAACAAAGGTGATGATGGGGATCGTGATGAGAAAGAAACTAGCAGCAAAAAGAAAGGAGCAACAATTGGaggtaataataattataaaagaacaGCATTTGATCACGATAACAACACAAGAGTTATAACAATGGCTGGTGAAAACAAAGGAGCTTTCATGGAAATAAATCTATCATCAGAAAAAAACAACAGCCGTCATCAACAGCAACAACAAATTCAAGACAACAACACTGTTGTTAGTGTTAAAGACAGTAACAAAAGTATAAACAAAACTAAGGGGATTAAGACTCGAAATGTTTTGCCTATGAGAGCCTTTTTTAACAGCAATGTTCAAGGGATAAACAATTCTATTCTTATGGACTCCAAATTTAGTCACCATGATCCTGGAATTCATCTTGTTTTTTCATCCCTCCCAACATCTCCTGATGACGAAGATGATCAACAACACCAATGA
- the LOC101216876 gene encoding transcription factor MYC2, producing the protein MEDLILSPSSSSSSSSLHHRLRFLLHSQPLPWSYAIFWQTTTDDNGSVSLSWRDGHFQFPSQHPLSPPLLPDDPTDLDWFYMMSLTSSFPAADALPGKSFTSSSVVWLTGSEELHLHDCHRVKEAKSHGIQTFLCVPTSYGVLELASQQIIPEDWGLIQQIKSLFDSDFVNFSTTTDTPLPFLDQDFNFEDIGFISEVAEEEMETPLRKKTKTGEWELSDSDSPVLKTGVMKKTGQKRGRKPNMSKENAMNHVEAERQRREKLNNRFYALRSVVPNVSRMDKASLLSDAVSYINALKAKVEEMELQLRESKKSRDEGGDNQSTTTTSEELMKGNSGGGVTTPTITTTTTTMTRFDVEVKIIGRDAMVRVQSHNLNFPSAIVMGVFRDMEFEIQHASITNVNDIMLQDVLIKLPHGFSTDEALKAAVLSRLH; encoded by the coding sequence ATGGAAGACCTCAttctttctccttcatcttcctcctcctcctcatcCCTCCACCACCGCCTCCGCTTTCTCCTCCACTCTCAGCCACTCCCTTGGTCCTATGCCATCTTCTGGCAAACCACCACCGACGACAATGGCTCTGTTTCCCTCTCCTGGCGTGATGGTCACTTCCAATTCCCTTCTCAACACCCCCTCTCTCCCCCTCTCCTCCCCGACGACCCCACCGACCTCGATTGGTTCTACATGATGTCCTTAACCTCCTCCTTCCCCGCCGCCGATGCCCTCCCGGGCAAATCCTTCACCTCTTCTTCTGTCGTCTGGCTCACTGGCTCCGAAGAACTCCACCTCCACGACTGCCATAGAGTCAAAGAAGCTAAATCTCACGGCATTCAAACCTTCCTTTGCGTTCCAACTTCGTACGGTGTTCTCGAACTTGCTTCCCAACAAATCATCCCCGAGGACTGGGGATTAATCCAACAGATAAAATCCCTGTTCGACTCggattttgttaatttcaGTACCACCACCGATACACCACTTCCGTTTTTGGATCAAGACTTCAACTTCGAGGATATTGGGTTTATAAGCGAAGTGGCGGAGGAAGAAATGGAAACcccattaagaaaaaaaacgaaaacagGGGAATGGGAGTTGTCGGATTCCGATAGCCCAGTTTTGAAAACAGGAGTGATGAAAAAAACAGGGCAAAAACGAGGACGGAAGCCGAATATGAGTAAAGAAAATGCAATGAATCACGTAGAAGCAGAACGACAGAGAAGGGAGAAACTAAACAATAGATTCTACGCATTACGATCTGTAGTACCAAATGTATCGAGAATGGATAAAGCTTCATTGCTTTCTGATGCGGTTTCGTATATAAATGCATTGAAGGCGAAAGTGGAGGAGATGGAGTTGCAATTGAGAGAGTCGAAGAAATCGAGAGACGAGGGTGGGGATAATCAAAGCACCACAACGACGTCAGAGGAGCTAATGAAGGGGAACAGTGGCGGAGGTGTAACGACGCCAACGATAACGACAACGACAACAACGATGACACGGTTTGATGTGGAGGTGAAAATCATTGGTAGGGATGCAATGGTGAGAGTTCAATCTCATAATTTGAACTTCCCTTCGGCGATTGTAATGGGTGTATTTCGAGATATGGAGTTTGAAATTCAGCATGCGAGTATAACAAATGTGAATGATATTATGCTTCAAGATGTTTTGATTAAGCTTCCTCATGGTTTCTCTACAGATGAAGCTTTGAAAGCTGCTGTTTTGTCAAGATTACATTAA
- the LOC101216647 gene encoding probable serine/threonine-protein kinase samkC isoform X2 yields MASQLPRPWFRLGSMTRPTTAPNPEQSRPVPARVRPPIIRPAALTDPAEPTTPQRSKSPPPFSRPASLTPPVKSSPSPLRALPSPSTGQGGGTAMASPAVIPSSPKEKSSSVVGSPKGRSTSSVVGSPKGRSTSSVVGSPKTINSKQPSPFPSPSIPKSIPSVPTPYQSPKPKTFVSPPSPLVLPPPQLQSVAETKDETIPQEVERKTVVFQKVMDKPSQAEEHHLQNITNYRTHTSEFDKNGKQESNKGDDGDRDEKETSSKKKGATIGGNNNYKRTAFDHDNNTRVITMAGENKGAFMEINLSSEKNNSRHQQQQQIQDNNTVVSVKDSNKSINKTKGIKTRNVLPMRAFFNSNVQGINNSILMDSKFSHHDPGIHLVFSSLPTSPDDEDDQQHQ; encoded by the exons ATGGCTAGTCAACTCCCACGTCCATGGTTCCGTTTGGGCTCGATGACTCGACCAACCACCGCTCCAAACCCGGAACAATCTCGTCCAGTCCCAGCTCGAGTTCGACCACCCATAATCCGCCCCGCCGCCTTGACAGACCCGGCAGAACCCACCACCCCACAACGCTCAAAATCCCCCCCTCCCTTCTCTCGCCCTGCCTCATTAACTCCTCCCGTGAAAAGCTCACCATCGCCACTGCGTGCTCTTCCGTCGCCATCAACCGGACAGGGTGGTGGGACTGCAATGGCGTCCCCAGCCGTGATTCCTAGTAGCCCGAAGGAAAAAAGTTCTTCAGTTGTAGGGTCTCCAAAGGGAAGAAGTACTTCTTCGGTTGTAGGGTCTCCAAAGGGAAGAAGTACTTCTTCGGTTGTAGGGTCTCCGAAGACGATTAATAGTAAACAGCCAAGTCCGTTTCCGTCTCCTTCGATTCCGAAGTCAATACCGTCGGTTCCAACACCTTATCAGTCTCCGAAACCGAAAACCTTTGTTTCTCCACCGTCACCACTGGTTTTACCGCCGCCGCAGTTGCAGTCTGTTGCTGAGACCAAAGATGAGACTATTCCTCAAGAG GTAGAACGAAAGACGGTTGTATTCCAAAAAGTGATGGACAAGCCTTCACAAGCGGAAGAACATCATCTCCAGAATATCACAAATTACCGTACTCATACTTCTGAATTTGACAAAAATGGGAAGCAAGAATCAAACAAAGGTGATGATGGGGATCGTGATGAGAAAGAAACTAGCAGCAAAAAGAAAGGAGCAACAATTGGaggtaataataattataaaagaacaGCATTTGATCACGATAACAACACAAGAGTTATAACAATGGCTGGTGAAAACAAAGGAGCTTTCATGGAAATAAATCTATCATCAGAAAAAAACAACAGCCGTCATCAACAGCAACAACAAATTCAAGACAACAACACTGTTGTTAGTGTTAAAGACAGTAACAAAAGTATAAACAAAACTAAGGGGATTAAGACTCGAAATGTTTTGCCTATGAGAGCCTTTTTTAACAGCAATGTTCAAGGGATAAACAATTCTATTCTTATGGACTCCAAATTTAGTCACCATGATCCTGGAATTCATCTTGTTTTTTCATCCCTCCCAACATCTCCTGATGACGAAGATGATCAACAACACCAATGA
- the LOC105435778 gene encoding uncharacterized protein LOC105435778, which yields MWAASSTSPIPSCHRLTITTSRPPTPPLSVFCAMSQPSGTDAENIKPNNSSSIKGFGHKILSAVNSPTPKSLNQTTPKHESHPEAAQISGSDVLRALQKAAAVKEKIRTQQVKEKKKKKEGAATEDSQSEMNHRVRPLKINRDWGLRLTQLEKRLLEISDPV from the coding sequence ATGTGGGCTGCCTCTTCCACCTCACCCATCCCCTCCTGCCACCGCCTCACCATCACAACCAGTCGTCCGCCCACCCCTCCGTTATCAGTCTTCTGCGCAATGTCTCAGCCATCCGGAACGGATGCTGAAAACATCAAACCAAACAACAGTAGCAGCATCAAAGGCTTTGGCCACAAAATTCTCTCAGCAGTCAACTCCCCAACTCCCAAATCCCTAAACCAAACGACCCCCAAACACGAATCCCATCCGGAGGCTGCCCAAATTAGTGGGTCCGATGTTCTAAGGGCATTGCAGAAGGCGGCTGCCGTGAAGGAGAAGATCAGAACCCAACAAgttaaagagaagaagaagaagaaagaaggggCTGCCACCGAAGACAGTCAATCTGAGATGAATCATAGAGTGAGGCCTCTTAAGATCAACAGAGATTGGGGATTGAGGCTCACCCAATTGGAAAAACGCCTTCTGGAAATCTCTGACCCGGTTTGA
- the LOC101217115 gene encoding uncharacterized protein LOC101217115, whose translation MKDRFHRRNAAIASSLAAIVKPAAYFIILLLTYALGYLSSSPSTSASSSLSPPPLNSDITSTPPPYHYSTPDQSQLFQVTDTPPELNQFRIKTRCSPPIPHQQVRSTILQNVFNGQSPFIDFPQPHVAHLLHPKKIKGWGSNGAVFRNLVTQVKPRTIIEVGSFLGASATHMADLTRQLGLHTQILCVDDFRGWPGFLDRFKDLSMINGDVSLLYQFMQNVVSTNASDSIIPLPFSTGSVLDSLCEWGVYGDLIEVDAGHDFNSAWSDINRAHRILRPGGVLFGHDYFLSADNRGVRRAVNLFAQINGFKVKVDGQHWILVSP comes from the coding sequence atgaagGACAGATTCCACCGCCGCAACGCCGCCATAGCCTCCTCCCTAGCTGCCATCGTCAAGCCTGCCGCATATTTTATCATCCTCTTATTAACCTACGCTCTCGGTTACTTATCATCATCCCCCTCTACGTCGGCTTCCTCCTCCCTCTCTCCTCCTCCTTTAAATTCCGATATTACGAGTACTCCTCCTCCTTATCATTATTCCACTCCTGATCAATCTCAACTCTTCCAAGTCACCGACACACCCCCTGAGCTCAACCAATTCCGAATCAAAACCCGCTGTTCCCCACCCATCCCTCACCAACAGGTACGTTCAACAATCCTCCAAAACGTCTTCAACGGTCAATCCCCCTTCATCGACTTCCCTCAACCGCACGTCGCTCACCTTCTCCACCCCAAGAAAATCAAGGGATGGGGCTCAAACGGCGCCGTTTTCCGAAACCTTGTTACACAAGTTAAACCACGGACCATTATCGAGGTCGGTTCGTTTTTGGGTGCCTCAGCCACTCATATGGCAGACTTGACTCGTCAACTCGGCCTCCACACTCAGATTCTCTGTGTTGATGATTTTCGTGGCTGGCCCGGTTTCCTCGACCGGTTTAAGGATTTAAGCATGATAAACGGCGACGTTTCATTGCTTTATCAGTTTATGCAGAATGTGGTTTCTACGAATGCTTCGGATTCGATTATTCCTTTGCCGTTCTCGACCGGTTCGGTTCTTGATAGTCTGTGCGAGTGGGGGGTTTATGGGGATCTGATCGAAGTGGATGCGGGGCATGACTTTAACTCGGCTTGGTCTGATATAAACCGGGCTCATCGGATACTTAGACCGGGTGGGGTTTTATTCGGGCATGATTATTTTCTATCGGCTGATAATCGAGGGGTAAGACGGGCGGTTAATTTGTTTGCTCAAATCAATGGTTTCAAAGTGAAAGTTGATGGTCAACACTGGATTCTTGTTTCTCCTTAA